In Choloepus didactylus isolate mChoDid1 chromosome 18, mChoDid1.pri, whole genome shotgun sequence, the genomic stretch GCAGCAGCAGAAAGAGAGCCTGGTGGGTCCCTGAGAGCGGGTAGGGAGGGCTGAGTACTGCgatggggagggatggggacACCACTGCGAGGCCATCCCCACTCCAGAGGGGCCTCTGAATCCAGGCCGGGCCTTCTCGCTCTCCTTCCTGGGTCAGGGGCTCCGGGGCTGGGTGGTGGCTTCAGGACTGGGGCTGGCTGGTTGGGGAACCCACCTGGACTGGGGGAGTTGGCcaagggtgggaggaggagatgATGTCGGAGAAGCCTCGGCCCCACGTCCTCCCGCTGCCCTGTGcctccccctctcctcccaggATACCTGcaggttggggggagggggcagagaaggGTTGTTTGTGTTTCTCCCAAGCCAGGAAGTTGTGCAGATGAGTCAAGGTTGAATGGAGAGCCCAGGCAATGGTGTCCCCGCCCTGCCCTGACTCACCTGTCTCCCAGTCCCTCATGCCCTCACTTAAGGATCAGGTGTCTGCCCCATCCTGGGGGCAATATCAGGTGCTCCCGGCAGCCTTATAGGACCGGCCTGGCCAGTGTTCTGGGAatgggcagggggctgggaactggctgGGATTGGCCACTTCTCCCGGGTCCTCCGAAGACAGCCCAGTGAGGTGCCTGCTTGGTTCCCGTGGAGAAGGGGCCCCCACTGCCTCTACCACCCAGTGGGCATCTTTTCTTCGTCTTTCCCATCCTGACTTGTCCTGGGGGCCTGTGCACTACCTGTGGGTGATAAGGCATGGGTAAGATTCTGGCCTTGCCTGGGGGTGTTGGGGTGTCCTCAGAGCAGGGGGTGGATGAGACAGGCACACGCTGCTTGGTGCAGAGGCCCCAGCACAGTGCTGAGAGTGAGCTGATAGGGATGAATGTGGAAAATCCAGGAAGGCTGCCCAGAAAAGGTGGCAGTGGCAGTGGGGCTTGAAGAGAGATTTGCAGGAGGAGCTGCCAGGTTTGGGGGCTGCTggagcaaaggccctgaggctagCCCTTCCGCTCCCACCACAGCAGAGTCTGCCTTCCTGGTTCTGGTCatgcccttccccacctccatctcCCCTTCTGTGCATCACTCATCACTTGGGCAGGTGTTGCCACAACAGGCTCTGGCAACTGGGTCTGGCAACAAAGCTCTGGGAAAACCCGGGGCAGAGCCCAGCGGAGTGAGTGCCCCATGTTCAGAGGCAGAGCGGTGGCCCTTTGTACTGACACTGAGAGCCTGAGCCCCACAGTCTGTGGGTTGTGCAGTCTTTGTTGCTGCTGCAGTCTTGTGGTGGGGCCCTCTCAGCTCTTCTCCCCTGGGCAACTCGGGACTAAAGGAAGAGCACTGAACTTGGAGTCCAAAACCAGGTTCCACCTCCTTGATTCACCTGTGATCTGGGGCAAGCAAGCATCCTTCTCAGGAACTCAAGTGTCCCCTTTTGTAAACTGGGGCTCCTTCTACCCTTCCCCAAGGGCTCCTGGGAAAATCCATTTAGAGGGGGAGCAGTGAGGTGCTGTGTGAATTCTGACAGCTGTGTGAAGGCAGGAGGTCTGGGTCCTCTCGGCCCCTCTCCCAGGACAAGGGGACACAAGGGTGCGTTCAGCTCCCTCTTCTCCCTCAGATGTCATGGAGCTGGATCTGTCTCCACCTCATCTCAGCAGTTCCCCAGAAGATCTGTGCCCAGCCCCTGAGACCCCTCCTGGGACTCCCCCACCCCCTGATTCCCCTCTGCCTGGGGAGGTGAAGAAGTCCAGGCCCCTGCCCATCCCGACCAGCAGGTACAATGAGGCAGTGCAGGGGGGAGAGGCTGGGGGGGGGTCCGTGGCAGGTGATACATAGAGGCTTAAGAGtcaactccccccaccccaccccacaggaaACTTCGCGAGGAAGAGCTACGGGCAACCTCTCTGCCCTCCATCCCCAACCCCTTCCCTGAGCTCTGCAGCCCTCCTTCACAGAGCCCCATTCTTGGGGGGCCGTCCAACACAAGGGGTCTGCTCCCCCGAGATGCCAGTCGCCCCCATGTGAGTTTTCCTGGGAAACAAGAGAAGGCAAGGATGGGGGAGGGAATCTCTGGGGTGGATATAGTGCTACttcatggggggtggggtgtccgcaagtgggggaagggaaagaACCATCCTTTGACCTCCACCAAATCATCTGCTCCCTGGAGTATAGGTGGTCAAGGTGTACAGTGAAGATGGCACCTGCCGGTCTGTGGAGGTGGCGGCGGGGGCCACAGCTCGCCACGTGTGTGAAATGCTGGTGCAGCGAGTGCATGCCCTGAGCGATGAGAACTGGGGGCTGGTGGAGTGCCACCCCCATTTAGCACTGGGTGAGTTGGGGTACAGGGGAGCTGCCTGGACCGCGAGGCCATGCCTCACATCTGAGCATAGGCACATGGGTCCTCAGGGGGAAAGGGACTGGCTGGTCCCCACTGACCCGTCATTTGCCCTTGACCTTAGAGCGGGGCTTGGAGGACCATGAGTCTGTGGTAGAAGTGCAGGCTGCCTGGCCTGTTGGCGGAGACAGCCGCTTTGTCTTCAGGAAAAACTTTGCCAAGTATGAGCTGTTCAAGAGCTCCCCAGTAAGTGCATGTGTGAGGTTCTGGGTGCTGGGACACCCCTATTCCCAACTTGGAGGCCATGATCCCTGATCTTTGACCCCTTTCTCTCCCCAGCACTCCCTGTTCCCAGAAAAGATGGTTTCCAGTTGTCTTGATGCCCACACGGGCATATCCCATGAAGATCTCATTCAGGTGAGGGGGCCCCCCTTTTCACCCCATTTGACCCCATGTTCATGCCCACccatccctcccaccccagcaTCCCCAGTGCTTCCAGCCCTATGCCTTGTGCCTCCCTCTACATGGTGGAAAGAGCCCAGCTGTGGGTATGGACAAGCCGCTTCCCCTGCCCGGGCATCAGGTTCTTattctgcaaaatggggacaattAATGCACACAGAGCACCTCCTCGTAAAGGAGGGTCCTCTGAAGACCCCGGGGTCGGTCCACCAGCCCCTCCAGGTCTCTCACCCCCCACCTGCTTTCCTCCCCCTCAGAACTTCCTGAACGCGGGCAGCTTCCCTGAGATCCAGGGCTTCCTACAGCTGCGGGGGTCGGGACGCAAGCTCTGGAAACGCTTCTTCTGCTTCCTGCGCCGGTCTGGCCTCTACTACTCCGCCAAGGGCACCTCCAAGGTGAGCGCTCGGTGCCAGCCCCAGCCGGGGTGCCCCACCTCTGGTCC encodes the following:
- the GRB7 gene encoding growth factor receptor-bound protein 7 isoform X1, which encodes MELDLSPPHLSSSPEDLCPAPETPPGTPPPPDSPLPGEVKKSRPLPIPTSRKLREEELRATSLPSIPNPFPELCSPPSQSPILGGPSNTRGLLPRDASRPHVVKVYSEDGTCRSVEVAAGATARHVCEMLVQRVHALSDENWGLVECHPHLALERGLEDHESVVEVQAAWPVGGDSRFVFRKNFAKYELFKSSPHSLFPEKMVSSCLDAHTGISHEDLIQNFLNAGSFPEIQGFLQLRGSGRKLWKRFFCFLRRSGLYYSAKGTSKDPRHLQYVADVNESNVYVVTQGRKLYGMPTDFGFCVKPNKLRNGHKGLRIFCSDDEQSRACWLAAFRLFKYGAQLYKNYQQAQSRHLRPSCWGSPPLRSVSDNTLVAMDFSGHAGRVIENPGEALSAALEEAQAWRKKTNHRLSLPTPCSGTSLSAAIHRTQLWFHGRISREESQRLIGQQGLVDGLFLVRESQRNPQGFVLSLCHLQKVKHYLILPSEEEGRAYFSMDDGQTRFTDLLQLVEFHQLNRGILPCLLRHCCTRVAL